One Panicum virgatum strain AP13 chromosome 3N, P.virgatum_v5, whole genome shotgun sequence DNA segment encodes these proteins:
- the LOC120667079 gene encoding glycosyltransferase BC10-like produces the protein MLGGAAAADANGKDGAISPAPTRAPPPTANRAALPLKLKLLRPLLLLAVLATGFLAAVVLLLGGSTYSVLPRLSVPDALSSAPSSRQPRPHPQPQACAGDGGGSPLERRARPPAGAWHNMTDEELLWAASWQPRIGRYPYRRVPKVAFMFLTRGPLPLAPLWDKFFAGGDRALYSVYVHATPGYRADFPPASAFYRRQVPSQVAEWGQTSMCDAERRLLANALLDPGNERFVLVSETCVPLYGFPVVYHYLTRSRQSFVGAFDDPGPHGRGRYRAGLAPEVRPEQWRKGAQWFELDRALAVDVVADDRYYPKFREHCRPPCYVDEHYLPTVLSVEAPGRIANRSVTWVDWSRGGAHPATFGEADVGEAFLKRLTTPGKEQGTCTYNGQPADVCFLFARKFAPSTLKPLLALAPKMLGYGG, from the exons ATGCTgggaggagctgcggcggcggacgccAATGGCAAGGACGGCGCCATCAGCCCCGCTCCcacccgggcgccgccgccaacggcgAACAGAGCGGCGCTGCCTCTGAAGCTgaagctcctccgcccgctcctcctcctggcGGTGCTCGCCACGggcttcctcgccgccgtggtcctgctcctcggcggctccACCTACTCGGTGCTCCCGCGGCTCTCCGTCCCGGACGCCCTGTCGTCCGCGCCGTCGTCGCGGCAGCCGCGGCCGCACCCCCAGCCCCAGGCgtgcgcgggcgacggcgggggatcgccgctGGAGCGGCGGGctcggccgccggcgggcgcgTGGCACAACATGACCGACGAGGAGCTCCTGTGGGCGGCGTCGTGGCAGCCGAGGATCGGGCGGTACCCGTACCGGCGGGTGCCCAAGGTGGCGTTCATGTTCCTGACGCGCGGTCCCCTGCCGCTGGCGCCGCTCTGGGACAAGttcttcgccggcggcgacagGGCGCTCTACTCCGTGTACGTGCACGCCACGCCCGGGTACCGCGCGGACTTCCCGCCGGCGTCCGCCTTCTACCGCCGGCAGGTGCCCAGCCAG GTTGCTGAATGGGGGCAGACGAGCATGTGCGACGCGGAGCGGCGGCTGCTGGCGAACGCGCTGCTGGACCCGGGCAACGAGCGCTTCGTGCTCGTCTCCGAGACGTGCGTGCCGCTCTACGGCTTCCCCGTCGTCTACCACTACCTCACCCGGTCCCGGCAGAGCTTCGTCGGCGCCTTCGACGACCCCGGCCCGCACGGCCGCGGCCGGTACCGCGCCGGCCTGGCCCCCGAGGTGCGCCCCGAGCAGTGGCGCAAGGGCGCGCAGTGGTTCGAGCTCGaccgcgccctcgccgtcgacgtcgtcgCCGACGACCGCTACTACCCCAAGTTCCGCGAGCACTGCCGCCCGCCCTGCTACGTCGACGAGCACTACCTGCCGACGGTGCTCTCCGTGGAGGCGCCGGGCCGGATCGCCAACCGCAGCGTCACGTGGGTGGATtggtcccgcggcggcgcgcacccGGCCACCTTCGGCGAGGCCGACGTCGGCGAGGCGTTCCTCAAGCGGCTGACCACGCCGGGGAAGGAGCAGGGGACATGCACCTACAACGGCCAGCCGGCGGACGTGTGCTTCCTGTTCGCCAGGAAGTTCGCGCCAAGCACGCTCAAGCCGCTGCTCGCCCTCGCGCCCAAGATGCTCGGATACGGCggctaa